The following proteins are co-located in the Desulfatitalea tepidiphila genome:
- the rpsJ gene encoding 30S ribosomal protein S10 — translation MIMNAKIRIRLKAYDHKLLDQSATDILDTARKTGAKVVGPIPLPTKINKFCVLRSPHVDKKSREQFEMRTHKRMLDILEPTQQTVDALMKLDLSPGVDVEIKL, via the coding sequence ATGATAATGAATGCTAAAATCAGAATTCGGCTAAAAGCATACGATCACAAATTGTTGGATCAGTCTGCAACGGATATTCTTGACACCGCGCGAAAAACAGGTGCCAAGGTGGTGGGACCGATTCCCTTGCCGACGAAGATCAACAAGTTTTGTGTGCTTCGATCACCCCACGTCGATAAAAAATCTCGAGAACAATTCGAGATGCGAACCCACAAGCGAATGTTGGATATCCTGGAGCCGACTCAGCAAACCGTGGACGCGCTGATGAAACTCGACCTATCGCCGGGTGTCGATGTGGAGATCAAACTGTAG
- the rplC gene encoding 50S ribosomal protein L3 — MSKGLIGKKLGMTSVFTEDGRYIPVTVILAGPCVVTQIKTVATDGYNALQLGFKEKKLQRTNKPQQGHFKKSGGQCFDYTREVAVDDPAAYSLGQSLGPDLFAIGEKVDVIGKSKGRGFSGVIKRHGFGGGRATHGGKCHRIPGSIGSSAWPSRVFKGKKLPGRYGGEGKTVRNLEIFDVRPEENLILVKGAVPGHREALVMIRKPKFSEKK; from the coding sequence ATGAGCAAAGGACTGATTGGTAAAAAACTGGGAATGACCAGTGTCTTTACGGAAGACGGGCGGTACATCCCGGTGACTGTGATTCTTGCGGGTCCCTGTGTGGTCACTCAGATAAAAACTGTGGCCACCGACGGATACAATGCACTCCAACTGGGCTTTAAAGAAAAAAAGCTTCAAAGGACCAATAAACCGCAGCAAGGGCATTTTAAAAAGAGCGGCGGTCAATGCTTCGATTATACGAGAGAAGTCGCAGTGGACGACCCTGCCGCCTATTCCCTGGGACAGAGCCTTGGCCCCGATCTGTTCGCGATTGGCGAAAAAGTCGACGTCATTGGCAAAAGCAAGGGGCGCGGTTTTTCGGGCGTTATCAAGCGTCATGGCTTCGGTGGAGGACGTGCTACCCATGGTGGCAAGTGCCACCGTATTCCTGGTTCCATCGGGTCCAGTGCATGGCCTTCGAGAGTTTTTAAAGGGAAAAAATTGCCGGGGCGCTACGGTGGAGAAGGAAAGACTGTCCGTAACCTGGAGATATTTGATGTTCGTCCAGAAGAGAATTTGATTTTGGTCAAAGGGGCGGTACCCGGTCATCGGGAAGCGTTAGTGATGATCCGAAAGCCAAAATTCTCCGAAAAGAAATAA